Part of the Notamacropus eugenii isolate mMacEug1 chromosome 5, mMacEug1.pri_v2, whole genome shotgun sequence genome is shown below.
CTGGTGACTCCCAAGTTGGAACAAAGGCAGTGGTCTATTTCGTTGGAGGAACAGTAATCTCTCTGAGTAGCCAGCACAGGCACTGGGATAACAACCAGTCCATTTCTCAACATTATGAAAACTGTGGCTTTGAAGACAAAAGAACCTGTGACAATGGTGGGGTAGCGGAGTGGATGACAAATAGCTACATATCTGTCAAAAGCCATGCAGAGGAAGATGCCTGATTCTATGCCTACAAAGCAGTGTATGGCATAGATCTGAGCAAAGCACTCAGGGAGGCTGATGGCCTTGGCATCAAACCAGAAGATGGCCAGTATCTTGGGTGTGATGGTTGTGGCCAGGCCAATATCCACAACAGACAGAATGCTTAGGAATCGATACATGGGTTGGTGCAATTTAGGTTCCTTCCAGATGGTGATAAAGATGAGCAGATTAGCACTGATGGAGGAAAGGTAAAGTAATGCTAGGGGTAGAGATAACCAGTGTTGCCAACTATGGATTCCAGGGAATCCCATAAGGATAAATTCTTTCACCTGGAAGTGTGATCCATTGAAGAGTCCTGTAGCTGGAGTCATCATTCTCTGAGAAGAAAAGTTCCCCAGAATCATTATTGTACAGCAAGTTCTCTACCATTCAACAGGGCTTATTTGATGCCTGTTTGCATGTGGTATAGTATTTCAAAATGTATACATAGAATTCTAGCAATAGAAGTCCTGTCCCTTAAGGCCTTGAAGTTCTGGGAAAAAGCAGAATTCTGAGGTACTGCATACAAGGATCTAGGGTCTATTAATTGCCCAGATTCTGTATCCACTCATACAGCCAAGGCTAATAGGTGAAAGACTTTTTCATGAGTAAAATTCTTCTTTATCATGTGGTATTGATCATAATCATTCCTTCCATATACTTTGTTTTCAAGTCtacttataaaaacaaaagtaaacaaAACTTCCCTGGGGACACAGGGAACAAAAATTTGTATACACATTAATATAAAAGGGAAAACTACCACAGAACAGGTGACCCTGAAGGCCTAGAGTAGCCTTCTATTTCAAACAGATTTTTATCTCAGTGTATTTACACTCTGATTTCAAAATAATCATGTCTAAAGTATTGATGTACTGGACTAGCTTTTAAAATAGAAGCTACAAGCCCAAGTCTCTTCCTGAACCAGTCTTTGAAGTGCAAGTTTCATAGCCTTTGGGTAAGACTGGTGGAGATGAGATGGTGAAGTTAGTAACAATAGCCATTGGCTTCTCATCTCTATAGCACAGCTACCTGATCTCTATCAGGAAGAATACATACCAGAAAGAACCTTTCCTCCCAGAGATTTGTGTGCCAGAGTGTCCAACTGCTCTTAGCTCTCTTCCCTAAAAGGGACATACCCACTCATTCACCCATACTCTGCTCCAACCTCACCTTGAACAATGTAATTCTCTCAGTCATTCAGGTTGGTGAGAACCTGAATTTGGTTCCATGAAAACCTTTACCAAATAA
Proteins encoded:
- the LOC140508668 gene encoding olfactory receptor 56B1-like, giving the protein MMTPATGLFNGSHFQVKEFILMGFPGIHSWQHWLSLPLALLYLSSISANLLIFITIWKEPKLHQPMYRFLSILSVVDIGLATTITPKILAIFWFDAKAISLPECFAQIYAIHCFVGIESGIFLCMAFDRYVAICHPLRYPTIVTGSFVFKATVFIMLRNGLVVIPVPVLATQRDYCSSNEIDHCLCSNLGVTSLACDDRRLNSICQMIVAVLVMGTDLSLIILSYTFILCSVLKLNSAEAASKAMGTCSSHLILILFFYTVIVVICVTHLAGRKYPLIPVLFNVLHNIIPPALNPIVYAFRTQDLKLGFQKVLLPGIKSK